The Planctomicrobium piriforme genome includes a window with the following:
- a CDS encoding sigma-70 family RNA polymerase sigma factor: MNTQEFRVIGNPHCGNRENPLRFLKLSALFSRLKVVIVASDDSRLIESTLAGNRDAFGELVLKYQDRLFGTLCHMLGSFHDARDVAQDAFLLAYQKLGSFRQESSFYAWLFRIAYHAAVSSRRKVRRGVHSLNGDGESDDHEPTDHRLDSDPTSPLSSAETTSQIQAALAQLPPEYKDALVLKELEGFRYEEIAELLNCPVGTVRSRIHRARQLLRERLARVVEREQK, from the coding sequence TTGAATACACAAGAATTCCGCGTTATCGGAAATCCGCACTGCGGCAACCGGGAAAATCCCTTACGATTCCTGAAACTTTCCGCACTGTTCTCTCGTCTCAAAGTTGTGATTGTGGCGTCAGACGATTCCCGACTGATCGAATCGACGCTGGCTGGGAACAGGGACGCTTTCGGCGAGCTGGTGCTGAAATATCAGGACCGGCTCTTCGGAACGCTCTGTCACATGCTGGGTTCGTTCCACGATGCGCGCGATGTCGCGCAGGATGCCTTCCTGCTCGCCTACCAGAAACTCGGCTCGTTTCGCCAGGAATCGTCGTTTTACGCCTGGCTGTTCCGCATCGCCTACCACGCGGCCGTTTCGAGCCGCCGCAAGGTGCGTCGCGGAGTGCATTCGCTGAACGGAGACGGCGAATCGGACGATCACGAGCCAACCGACCATCGCCTCGACAGCGACCCGACCAGCCCCCTGTCCTCCGCCGAAACCACAAGCCAGATTCAGGCCGCCTTGGCCCAGCTCCCCCCCGAATACAAAGACGCTCTGGTCCTCAAGGAACTGGAAGGATTTCGCTACGAAGAAATTGCCGAACTGCTGAACTGTCCGGTGGGGACGGTCCGCAGCCGCATTCATCGTGCCCGACAACTGCTCCGCGAACGGCTCGCCCGTGTCGTCGAGCGCGAGCAGAAATAA
- a CDS encoding 6-pyruvoyl trahydropterin synthase family protein encodes MYRVTQEIDFCYGHRLLNYAGKCKHLHGHNGRAVIVLEGEQLDDRGMLIDFGDIKREIRRWIDDTLDHRMILCQGDPALTALRELGEPLFVIDCNPTAENIARLIFEHAREKRLPVIEVSLWETPRAFATYSQNDCPPGTARG; translated from the coding sequence ATGTACCGCGTCACCCAGGAAATCGATTTCTGCTACGGGCACCGTCTGCTGAATTACGCAGGCAAGTGCAAGCATCTCCACGGACACAACGGCCGGGCCGTGATCGTGCTGGAAGGGGAACAGCTCGACGACCGCGGCATGCTGATCGATTTCGGGGATATCAAACGCGAGATCCGACGCTGGATCGATGACACGCTCGACCATCGCATGATTCTCTGCCAGGGCGACCCGGCCCTGACCGCGCTGCGGGAACTGGGAGAGCCGCTGTTCGTCATCGACTGCAATCCGACCGCCGAAAACATCGCCCGGCTGATCTTTGAACACGCCCGGGAGAAACGTCTGCCGGTGATCGAAGTCAGCCTGTGGGAAACGCCGCGGGCGTTCGCGACCTACAGCCAGAACGACTGCCCGCCGGGAACGGCTCGAGGCTAA
- the queF gene encoding preQ(1) synthase: protein MSANEPSRELLEVFENPFPGRNFVIDTVCPEFTSLCPKTGQPDFGTLTISYIPDQSCFELKSLKMYLQQYRNHGAFYERVTNTILDDLVAMVAPKWMKIEAAFTPRGGIRTTVIVEHPDRPLPSAQPTSTGR, encoded by the coding sequence ATGTCTGCCAATGAGCCCTCGCGCGAACTGCTGGAAGTCTTCGAGAATCCGTTTCCCGGTCGAAACTTCGTCATTGATACGGTCTGTCCGGAATTCACTTCTCTGTGTCCAAAAACTGGTCAGCCGGACTTCGGCACGCTGACCATTTCTTACATTCCCGACCAGAGTTGTTTCGAACTCAAATCGCTGAAGATGTATCTGCAGCAGTACCGCAATCACGGAGCCTTTTACGAACGGGTCACCAACACCATTCTGGATGACCTCGTCGCCATGGTGGCTCCCAAATGGATGAAAATCGAAGCCGCGTTCACGCCTAGAGGCGGAATTCGCACGACGGTGATTGTGGAACATCCCGACCGTCCGCTCCCTTCAGCGCAGCCGACTTCCACCGGGCGCTGA
- the mgtE gene encoding magnesium transporter codes for MLEKLLLPDIQERIQAGDVATLSEILNDWPGADTAALVEDLLPEERLTVLRVLALRKRVDAFEHLSMDLQVQLLAAFTNEEAAEILNNMAPDDRTALLDELPHADKDRMLTLLTPAERAVAEALLDYGTDTVGRLMTPDFLEVKQEWTVKRVLDHVRTHGRDSETLNHVYVTDAAGVLLDDLRIREVLLAPLHAHVSDIMDKQFVSLSVTDDRREAVEVFRKYDRTALPVIDGRGVLVGIVTHDDVIDIAEEEATKDQQLFGGVEALDESYRATPTLTLIKKRATWLVVLFLGELLTASAMAWFDDEIAKAVVLTLFIPLIISSGGNSGSQAATLLIRALAVREVSLSEWFWVFRRELISGLVLGLILGTIGFLRIALWSTFTDLYGPHWLLVGLTVSISLVGIVLWGTISGAMLPFILKRLGLDPATSSAPFVATLVDVTGLILYFTVASVLLRGTLL; via the coding sequence ATGCTGGAAAAGCTGCTCCTGCCTGACATCCAGGAACGGATTCAAGCAGGCGACGTCGCCACGCTCTCGGAAATTCTGAACGACTGGCCTGGCGCGGATACCGCCGCACTCGTCGAAGATCTGCTGCCGGAAGAACGCCTGACGGTACTGCGGGTATTGGCGCTGCGGAAACGGGTGGACGCGTTCGAACACCTGTCGATGGATCTGCAGGTGCAGTTGCTGGCCGCTTTCACCAATGAAGAAGCGGCCGAGATCCTGAATAACATGGCTCCGGACGACCGGACCGCGCTGCTGGACGAGCTGCCGCACGCGGACAAGGACCGGATGCTGACGCTGCTGACCCCCGCCGAACGCGCGGTCGCAGAAGCCCTGCTGGATTACGGCACCGACACCGTCGGCCGCCTGATGACCCCTGACTTTCTCGAGGTCAAGCAGGAGTGGACGGTGAAACGGGTGCTGGATCACGTCCGCACCCACGGCCGCGATTCGGAGACGCTGAATCACGTCTATGTAACCGATGCCGCCGGCGTACTGCTGGACGACTTGCGGATTCGCGAAGTGCTGCTGGCGCCGCTGCATGCCCACGTCAGCGACATCATGGACAAGCAGTTTGTTTCGCTGTCCGTGACAGATGACCGTCGCGAGGCGGTGGAAGTCTTTCGAAAGTACGACCGCACTGCGCTCCCGGTGATCGATGGCCGGGGCGTCCTGGTGGGGATCGTCACCCACGACGACGTGATCGACATCGCCGAAGAAGAAGCGACCAAAGATCAGCAGTTGTTCGGGGGTGTGGAAGCGCTCGATGAATCATATCGGGCGACGCCGACGCTCACGCTCATCAAGAAACGGGCCACCTGGCTGGTGGTGCTGTTTCTTGGTGAACTGCTCACCGCCTCGGCGATGGCCTGGTTTGATGACGAAATTGCTAAAGCAGTCGTGCTAACTCTGTTCATTCCGCTGATTATCTCCAGCGGCGGCAACTCTGGTTCGCAGGCGGCGACACTGCTGATTCGCGCGCTCGCAGTCCGGGAAGTGAGCCTGTCCGAATGGTTCTGGGTGTTCCGCCGCGAGCTGATTTCCGGACTCGTACTCGGATTGATCCTGGGAACGATTGGTTTCCTGCGGATTGCCCTCTGGAGCACTTTCACGGATCTCTACGGTCCTCACTGGCTACTCGTCGGATTGACAGTTTCGATTTCGCTGGTGGGCATCGTCCTGTGGGGAACGATCTCCGGGGCGATGTTGCCGTTCATCCTGAAGCGTTTAGGACTGGATCCCGCGACCTCGTCAGCACCGTTCGTCGCCACGCTGGTCGACGTGACAGGCCTGATCCTGTACTTCACAGTCGCCTCGGTTTTGCTTCGCGGCACGCTACTTTAA
- a CDS encoding sulfotransferase family protein has translation MDYRIPLLRRLRHLTPRPSRIWKHAHSPVGRLPDLLIAGTVKGGTTSLHFYLSQHPLVHSGLRKEVHYFDKSYHRGERWYRKHFTRQPGGIVLDSTPNYIYFEGACERILKLMPTVKIVLLLRDPVYRAFSHFQHSCRRKFEGRSFDDAVRQDMHDFKKLGAFGDDSLENGFHSYVRRGVYAPQVKRLQAAFGDQLLVFRSKDFFQSPLAITNQVLRHCGLTELPTLEFEQFNKGDYKQTMSPEIKQELEQFFAPHNAELCEALNVPNWWPYASQAPTAIHRAA, from the coding sequence ATGGATTATCGAATTCCCCTGTTGAGACGCCTCCGCCATCTCACTCCCCGCCCCAGCAGGATCTGGAAACACGCCCACAGTCCGGTCGGGCGCCTGCCGGACCTGTTGATTGCCGGAACCGTGAAGGGGGGGACGACCTCGCTGCACTTTTATCTCAGTCAGCACCCGCTGGTGCATTCCGGACTGCGCAAGGAAGTCCATTATTTCGACAAGAGCTACCACCGCGGAGAGCGCTGGTACCGCAAACACTTCACCCGCCAGCCCGGCGGCATCGTTCTCGATTCCACGCCGAATTACATCTACTTCGAAGGCGCCTGCGAGCGGATTCTGAAGCTGATGCCGACGGTAAAAATCGTGCTGCTGCTGCGCGACCCGGTTTACCGCGCGTTTTCTCACTTTCAGCATTCGTGCAGGCGGAAGTTTGAAGGGCGCTCATTCGACGACGCCGTCCGTCAGGACATGCACGATTTTAAGAAGCTCGGCGCGTTTGGGGACGACAGCCTCGAAAACGGCTTTCATTCCTATGTCCGACGGGGAGTTTACGCGCCTCAGGTGAAGCGGCTGCAGGCGGCCTTTGGCGACCAGTTATTGGTCTTCCGCAGCAAAGACTTCTTTCAATCCCCGCTGGCGATCACCAATCAGGTGCTGCGTCACTGCGGGCTGACGGAGCTGCCCACTTTGGAGTTCGAGCAATTCAACAAAGGGGACTACAAGCAGACGATGAGCCCGGAGATCAAGCAGGAACTCGAACAGTTCTTCGCCCCGCACAACGCTGAACTTTGTGAAGCCCTGAACGTCCCCAACTGGTGGCCCTACGCCTCCCAGGCCCCGACGGCCATTCACCGCGCAGCTTAA
- a CDS encoding GNAT family N-acetyltransferase translates to MLDVAYTVEPQLAVDEFIDVLVRSTLGQRRPIAHRQTMEGMLRHADVIIAARKNGRLIGVSRAITDFSYCTYLSDLAVDSACQRQGIGRRLIEETHAAAGRHTTLILLSAPAAMTYYPHIGLQPHPSCWTIPGQLPATE, encoded by the coding sequence ATGCTGGATGTTGCCTACACTGTCGAGCCGCAGCTCGCTGTCGACGAATTTATTGACGTTCTCGTCCGTTCGACGCTGGGCCAGCGCCGCCCCATCGCTCACCGCCAGACGATGGAAGGGATGCTCCGCCACGCCGACGTCATCATCGCTGCCAGAAAAAACGGCCGGCTCATCGGCGTCTCCCGGGCAATCACCGATTTCAGTTATTGCACTTATCTCTCCGACCTGGCGGTCGACTCGGCCTGTCAGCGGCAGGGAATCGGCCGACGGCTGATTGAGGAAACCCATGCGGCGGCCGGCCGGCACACGACCCTTATTCTGCTCTCGGCCCCGGCGGCAATGACGTACTACCCGCACATCGGGCTGCAGCCGCATCCTTCCTGCTGGACAATCCCCGGCCAACTCCCGGCGACGGAATAA
- the hisH gene encoding imidazole glycerol phosphate synthase subunit HisH, whose product MIGIIDYGMGNLRSVQKAFEHLGTPAEFVASPRELQDLDGVILPGVGAFRDAIAELRRHDFVSAIHDYVACGRPLLGICLGQQLLFDRSYEDGEYEGLGLIAGDVIRFQSEPGLKIPHMGWNSLEVTRPHPLLAEISTGDYVYFVHSYHVRPTDENVVLAHTRHGHQAFASIVGQGNITATQFHPEKSQRVGLKLLQNFAEMVSAAVAS is encoded by the coding sequence ATGATCGGCATCATCGATTACGGCATGGGCAACCTGCGCAGCGTGCAGAAGGCGTTCGAACATCTGGGCACGCCTGCAGAGTTTGTCGCGTCACCGCGCGAACTGCAGGATCTCGACGGCGTGATTCTGCCGGGAGTAGGGGCGTTTCGCGATGCGATCGCTGAACTCCGGCGACACGACTTCGTCTCGGCCATCCACGATTACGTCGCGTGCGGTCGACCGCTGCTGGGCATCTGTCTGGGACAGCAACTGCTGTTTGACCGCAGCTACGAAGACGGCGAGTACGAAGGGCTGGGCCTGATTGCCGGCGACGTCATTCGTTTTCAGTCAGAGCCGGGTCTCAAGATCCCGCACATGGGCTGGAATTCGCTGGAAGTGACCCGTCCTCATCCGCTGCTCGCCGAAATTTCGACGGGGGACTACGTTTACTTCGTACACAGCTATCATGTCCGTCCGACGGACGAGAATGTGGTTCTCGCCCACACGCGGCACGGGCATCAGGCTTTTGCGTCGATTGTGGGGCAGGGAAACATCACCGCGACTCAATTCCACCCGGAAAAGAGTCAACGCGTGGGGCTGAAGTTACTGCAGAATTTTGCTGAGATGGTCTCTGCTGCCGTCGCTTCGTGA
- a CDS encoding anti-sigma factor family protein, whose product MSHFTEDLLSAYLDGELTPSQRADVERQLAERPALREQLGELRELSAALRRLPRPAAPADFQASVLSALDALSKPLPTTAVTTRRATRFASRWTAVVCAGLVLTVVGGSILVPTQWLARPEMHQDFARTDGAVPALKQLAPASPQLAESLSMGGTGATAPQLNFGTTINATEPTVPVVQLTAEQIRAKIETLGYVPQVGNSIKVPAQLVTEQGETPIVVVFTVVDVMQAMNQMQVLVHKGQIRSQDNRMLSRDFKADGIAPLTAVSLELEMNGPEMASVLNSVPALDAVLYMPEEPRPEALSAALAESPVPTQSLGLADKQTARAATVSRGVEQPVQFRFDQLALTESAKQENIELQNAPVAPVVTTLDAAGKAKDVPQTSEAETKAMSQAAAPNQERFFAGQSLASKNANAPTHAHRYRAFIVIQQQPVPAAPASPELK is encoded by the coding sequence ATGTCGCACTTCACAGAAGACCTGTTATCCGCTTACCTCGACGGGGAACTGACTCCCTCGCAGCGAGCCGACGTCGAACGCCAACTGGCCGAGCGGCCGGCGCTCCGCGAACAGTTGGGTGAGCTGCGCGAGTTGTCGGCCGCCCTGCGGCGGCTCCCCCGGCCGGCTGCCCCTGCGGATTTTCAGGCCTCCGTTCTCAGCGCACTCGATGCGCTCTCAAAACCCTTGCCCACGACCGCTGTCACTACTCGGCGCGCGACTCGATTCGCCAGCCGCTGGACCGCCGTCGTTTGTGCGGGACTGGTGCTGACGGTCGTGGGGGGCTCGATTCTCGTGCCGACGCAGTGGCTCGCCCGACCGGAGATGCATCAAGACTTTGCGAGGACGGATGGCGCCGTTCCTGCCTTGAAGCAGCTTGCTCCTGCATCTCCGCAACTTGCGGAAAGCCTGTCGATGGGGGGGACCGGGGCAACGGCGCCTCAGTTGAATTTCGGCACGACGATCAACGCCACGGAACCGACTGTGCCCGTCGTCCAACTGACGGCGGAGCAGATCCGCGCCAAGATCGAAACGCTCGGGTATGTGCCGCAGGTTGGCAACTCGATCAAGGTTCCGGCACAGCTCGTCACCGAACAGGGTGAAACGCCGATCGTGGTCGTGTTCACGGTCGTCGATGTGATGCAGGCGATGAACCAGATGCAGGTGCTGGTCCACAAGGGCCAGATTCGATCCCAGGACAATCGCATGCTGTCCCGCGACTTCAAGGCCGACGGCATTGCGCCGCTGACCGCCGTGTCGCTCGAACTGGAAATGAATGGCCCGGAAATGGCGTCCGTCCTGAACAGCGTGCCGGCGCTCGACGCCGTGTTGTACATGCCGGAAGAGCCGCGACCTGAAGCATTGTCCGCAGCGCTGGCCGAGTCCCCCGTTCCCACACAATCCTTGGGCCTCGCAGACAAACAAACCGCGCGGGCTGCGACTGTCAGTCGCGGCGTTGAACAGCCGGTCCAGTTCCGATTCGATCAATTGGCCCTGACTGAGTCCGCCAAGCAGGAAAATATCGAGCTGCAGAATGCTCCGGTCGCGCCCGTCGTCACCACCCTGGACGCGGCAGGCAAGGCTAAGGATGTCCCGCAGACCTCGGAAGCCGAGACCAAAGCCATGTCTCAGGCGGCCGCGCCGAATCAGGAAAGGTTCTTTGCGGGCCAGTCGCTGGCAAGCAAAAACGCGAATGCCCCAACGCATGCCCATCGCTACCGCGCCTTCATCGTGATCCAGCAGCAGCCCGTCCCGGCCGCGCCGGCCAGCCCGGAACTGAAATAG
- a CDS encoding Bax inhibitor-1/YccA family protein, translated as MRTGNPALNAKTFEGFDLTAPSASTTMTLSGTATKTGMLLVIVVAAAAFTWNLFLQGNPIVMPLMIGGGIGGFIVALVTTFKPQWAAITSPIYAVMQGLLLGGISAVTEAKFNGIVVQAVFLTFGTLFALLFAYQSGLIKPTENFKLGIVAATGGIFFVYLATMIAGFFGISVPFIHGNGWMGIGFSLFVVVIAALNLVLDFDFIEEGVNRGAPKYMEWYGAFGLLVTLVWLYIEILRLLTKINSRD; from the coding sequence ATGAGAACGGGCAACCCGGCACTGAATGCGAAAACATTTGAAGGCTTCGATCTGACAGCGCCGTCGGCCTCGACGACGATGACCCTCAGCGGGACAGCGACCAAGACGGGGATGCTCCTGGTCATTGTGGTGGCTGCGGCTGCATTCACCTGGAATCTGTTCCTGCAGGGGAATCCAATCGTCATGCCCCTGATGATTGGCGGGGGGATCGGCGGATTTATTGTGGCGCTGGTGACCACCTTCAAGCCGCAATGGGCCGCGATTACGTCGCCGATCTACGCTGTGATGCAAGGGTTGCTGCTCGGCGGAATTTCGGCGGTGACCGAAGCCAAATTTAACGGCATTGTGGTCCAGGCCGTCTTTCTGACCTTCGGGACGCTCTTTGCCCTGCTCTTCGCATATCAGAGCGGACTCATCAAGCCGACCGAGAACTTCAAACTCGGCATCGTCGCGGCCACTGGCGGCATCTTCTTCGTCTACCTGGCGACGATGATCGCCGGCTTCTTTGGGATCAGCGTGCCGTTCATTCACGGCAACGGCTGGATGGGAATCGGCTTCAGCCTGTTTGTCGTGGTGATCGCCGCCCTGAATCTCGTACTCGACTTCGACTTCATCGAAGAAGGGGTCAACCGCGGCGCCCCGAAGTACATGGAGTGGTACGGGGCCTTTGGCCTGCTGGTGACCTTGGTCTGGCTGTACATCGAAATCCTGCGGCTGCTCACGAAGATCAACAGCCGCGACTGA